The following are from one region of the Anaeropeptidivorans aminofermentans genome:
- a CDS encoding TIGR01906 family membrane protein — translation MFKYPLAFINTLSLIILILCSAIEIPTFSYNFYKYEYEKNNVYETIGISELDLKNVTEKLFSYMKGESKDLVINSYINGENREFFNEKEKQHMVDVQLLFNIGFTVRKISFIIFLITFFSAFIFSDKKTLDTYLRAWIFGLTSIMAIGLLSIIFIVGDFDSNFTAFHEMFFSNDLWILDPQQDLLINIVPLNFFIDIFKAVGGLFLFISFLFVFFSAVALKLRKSKN, via the coding sequence ATGTTTAAATATCCATTGGCTTTTATAAATACGCTTTCTCTCATTATTTTAATCTTATGTTCTGCTATAGAAATTCCTACATTCAGCTATAATTTCTATAAATATGAATATGAGAAAAATAATGTTTACGAGACCATAGGCATATCGGAGCTTGACCTTAAAAATGTTACGGAAAAGCTTTTTTCCTATATGAAAGGAGAAAGTAAAGACCTTGTTATAAATTCCTATATAAACGGAGAAAACAGGGAATTCTTCAATGAAAAGGAAAAGCAGCATATGGTCGATGTGCAATTGCTTTTTAATATTGGCTTTACTGTAAGAAAAATAAGCTTTATTATTTTTCTGATTACATTTTTCAGCGCCTTTATATTTTCCGACAAGAAGACATTGGATACTTATTTAAGAGCGTGGATTTTTGGGTTAACTTCTATTATGGCTATAGGGCTTTTGTCAATTATCTTTATTGTTGGGGATTTTGATAGTAATTTTACTGCTTTTCATGAAATGTTTTTCAGTAATGACTTATGGATACTTGACCCTCAGCAGGACCTTTTAATCAATATTGTCCCTTTAAACTTTTTTATTGATATTTTTAAGGCGGTAGGGGGCCTATTTCTTTTTATATCCTTTTTATTTGTGTTCTTTTCGGCTGTAGCTCTTAAGCTTAGAAAAAGTAAAAATTGA
- a CDS encoding putative ABC transporter permease produces MWMLNNYTFLNHNVYYLALYFIIFSFMGWIMETCRCSYAEKKFINRGFLNGPICPIYGTGMVTIIIFLDGIKDNAIALFFGGLILASVLEYVVAALLEGLFKAKWWDYSYKRFNIKGRVCLSISLCWGALCVVMMQWVVPFLTEIISKADPVKANIVIYMFIAVVTVDTFITIYNLISLRKILAELSSIGGEIKEQFIKTHFYTKTEEFIEKYGNLKNDFRNRLESLVSSELDMSAIMEKWKEAKEVVADEIYNDQRISEIIKSINEKKTKYLNKIDTHTFVQRRILNAFPNFKPFENIESFKALKKRIGLKRREKEDDNKKD; encoded by the coding sequence ATGTGGATGCTTAATAATTACACATTTTTAAATCATAATGTATATTACCTTGCGCTTTATTTTATTATTTTCAGCTTTATGGGCTGGATAATGGAAACTTGCCGCTGCTCTTATGCTGAAAAGAAATTTATCAACAGAGGCTTTCTCAACGGGCCAATCTGCCCTATATACGGGACGGGAATGGTTACAATCATCATCTTTTTGGACGGCATAAAGGACAATGCAATTGCCTTGTTTTTTGGGGGTCTTATATTGGCTTCCGTTTTAGAATATGTTGTTGCCGCACTTTTGGAAGGCCTTTTCAAGGCAAAATGGTGGGATTACAGCTATAAAAGATTTAATATTAAAGGCCGGGTCTGTTTATCCATTTCTCTTTGCTGGGGCGCATTATGCGTAGTAATGATGCAATGGGTGGTTCCGTTTTTAACGGAAATTATATCAAAGGCGGACCCTGTAAAAGCCAATATAGTAATATATATGTTTATAGCGGTTGTCACCGTAGATACCTTTATTACCATATACAATCTCATAAGCCTTCGAAAAATACTTGCGGAGCTTTCAAGCATAGGCGGAGAAATCAAAGAGCAGTTTATTAAAACTCATTTTTATACGAAAACAGAAGAGTTTATTGAGAAGTACGGCAATCTTAAAAATGATTTCCGTAACAGACTTGAAAGCCTTGTTTCTTCGGAGCTTGATATGTCCGCTATAATGGAAAAGTGGAAGGAAGCAAAAGAAGTTGTTGCAGATGAAATATACAATGACCAGAGGATTTCTGAAATTATAAAGAGCATCAATGAAAAGAAAACAAAATACCTTAATAAAATCGATACCCATACTTTCGTACAGCGAAGAATTTTAAACGCCTTTCCTAATTTTAAGCCTTTCGAAAATATAGAGTCTTTTAAGGCCCTTAAAAAACGCATAGGTTTAAAAAGAAGAGAAAAGGAAGATGATAATAAAAAAGACTAA
- a CDS encoding methionine gamma-lyase family protein: MTSTERYLIDKFAIDERLLRIAREIEDSLSEIYKKIDERAEYNQLKVLHAMQKNRLSDIHFSSSTGYGYNDIGRDTLEAIYSDVFNTEDSLVRSQIISGTHALTLALFGNLKSGDELISICGAPYDTLRTVIGINKTRGSLIDNGIIYKEVPLNQGGHPDYTEIQKIVSKKTKLVTIQRSRGYSLRNSLSVKEVGELIKLIKNINNNIICLVDNCYGEFVDIIEPSDLGADMIAGSLIKNPGGGISPVGGYICGKREYVENASFRLSAPGIGKEAGPSLGITSRLLQGLFLSPTVVSASLKNAVFAAAFTERLGFKAYPSYDAERSDIVQAVVMDNPENLISFCKGIQSAAPVDSYVSPEPWAMPGYDCDIIMAAGAFIQGSSIELSADGPLRPPYAAFFQGGLTYQHGKNGIIIALNNMLRDHLIKL; the protein is encoded by the coding sequence ATGACCAGCACCGAAAGATACTTAATTGATAAATTTGCCATTGACGAAAGGCTTCTCAGGATTGCAAGAGAAATTGAAGATTCCCTTTCAGAAATATATAAAAAAATAGACGAACGAGCAGAATATAACCAGCTTAAGGTTCTCCATGCAATGCAGAAAAATAGATTAAGCGATATTCATTTTAGCAGCAGTACAGGATATGGCTATAATGATATTGGGCGAGATACTTTGGAAGCCATCTATTCCGATGTCTTTAATACGGAGGACTCCCTTGTAAGAAGCCAAATTATTTCAGGAACTCATGCCCTTACCCTTGCCCTTTTTGGAAATTTAAAATCAGGAGACGAGCTTATATCTATTTGCGGCGCACCTTATGATACCCTGCGTACGGTTATAGGAATCAATAAAACAAGAGGCTCCTTAATCGATAACGGTATTATTTATAAAGAAGTTCCTTTAAATCAGGGGGGCCATCCTGATTATACTGAAATACAAAAAATTGTAAGCAAAAAAACAAAGCTTGTTACCATACAGCGTTCCAGAGGATACTCCTTAAGAAACTCCCTTTCTGTTAAAGAAGTAGGAGAGCTCATTAAGCTTATAAAGAATATTAATAATAATATTATATGTTTAGTAGACAATTGTTACGGAGAGTTCGTAGATATAATTGAACCCAGCGATTTAGGTGCTGATATGATTGCCGGTTCTTTGATTAAAAATCCCGGCGGCGGTATATCTCCCGTAGGGGGCTATATCTGCGGAAAAAGAGAGTATGTTGAAAATGCGTCCTTCAGGCTTTCCGCTCCCGGCATAGGCAAGGAAGCAGGCCCTTCATTGGGCATTACTTCAAGGCTTTTACAGGGGCTTTTCCTTTCTCCGACAGTGGTTTCCGCAAGCCTTAAAAATGCGGTTTTTGCTGCTGCCTTTACAGAAAGACTTGGATTTAAGGCTTATCCTTCTTATGATGCGGAGCGCTCAGACATTGTTCAGGCGGTAGTTATGGATAATCCTGAAAACCTCATATCTTTTTGCAAGGGAATACAGTCTGCAGCTCCCGTAGACAGCTATGTTTCGCCGGAACCATGGGCCATGCCCGGCTACGACTGCGATATTATCATGGCAGCAGGGGCATTTATTCAAGGAAGCAGTATAGAGCTCAGTGCAGACGGTCCCTTAAGGCCGCCTTATGCCGCCTTTTTTCAGGGAGGGCTTACTTATCAGCACGGTAAAAACGGCATCATTATCGCTTTAAATAATATGTTAAGGGATCATCTTATAAAACTATAG
- the miaA gene encoding tRNA (adenosine(37)-N6)-dimethylallyltransferase MiaA, whose product MNSEEKKSVLIIAGPTASGKSALAIELAKKINGEIISADSMQVYKYMNIGTAKASEKELSEIKHHLIDVLYPDEPFSVAIFKEMAENAIKDISERGKIPIIAGGTGFYINALLYGTDFSSAEKEADDSYRNHLLTLAEEKGKEYIHTMLFKVDPEAAEKIHFNNIKRVIRALEFYHETGTKISEHNKNEKSRDKAYHDFMFVLHMNRDILYDRINKRVDQMIEEGLVKEVHGLLHMGYDRSLISMQGLGYKEIIRYIDGECTLEEAVDTLKQSTRHFAKRQITWFKHQNEAIWLDVLKHEDINELTNEVINIIKQDGIIK is encoded by the coding sequence ATGAATTCAGAAGAAAAAAAGTCCGTCCTAATTATAGCTGGGCCTACGGCTTCGGGAAAATCCGCCTTGGCTATTGAGCTGGCTAAAAAAATTAACGGTGAAATTATATCCGCAGATTCCATGCAGGTTTATAAATATATGAATATCGGCACCGCAAAAGCCTCCGAGAAGGAGCTTTCGGAAATAAAACACCATCTTATTGACGTGCTTTATCCGGACGAGCCCTTTTCTGTAGCTATTTTTAAGGAAATGGCTGAAAATGCCATAAAGGATATTTCCGAAAGGGGAAAAATCCCGATTATTGCAGGGGGGACGGGTTTTTATATTAACGCTCTTCTTTATGGCACGGATTTTTCTTCGGCGGAAAAGGAAGCTGATGATTCTTATAGAAATCATCTTCTAACCCTTGCAGAAGAAAAGGGAAAAGAATATATCCATACTATGCTTTTTAAAGTCGACCCGGAAGCTGCCGAAAAAATTCATTTTAACAATATAAAAAGAGTGATAAGAGCTTTAGAGTTTTATCACGAAACGGGCACTAAAATTTCAGAACACAATAAAAACGAAAAAAGCCGTGATAAAGCATATCATGATTTTATGTTTGTTCTTCATATGAATCGGGATATTCTTTATGACAGGATTAATAAAAGAGTGGATCAAATGATAGAAGAAGGTCTTGTAAAAGAAGTTCACGGCCTTCTTCATATGGGCTACGACAGGTCTCTTATTTCTATGCAGGGGTTAGGCTATAAAGAAATCATAAGATACATTGACGGTGAATGCACTTTAGAAGAAGCCGTAGATACCCTGAAACAAAGTACAAGGCATTTTGCCAAAAGGCAGATTACATGGTTTAAGCATCAGAATGAAGCTATTTGGCTGGATGTATTAAAACACGAAGATATCAATGAATTGACAAATGAAGTAATTAATATAATAAAACAGGACGGTATTATAAAATGA
- the mutL gene encoding DNA mismatch repair endonuclease MutL has translation MDNIRILEDNIINQIAAGEVVERPSSVVKELVENSIDAGAKSITVETKEGGISLIRVSDNGGGIPSDEVLSAFMRHATSKISNMDDLERVMTLGFRGEALSSIASVSQIEIITKTPSQITAKRLEIEGGKVTAEQDIGAVDGTTIKVRNIFFNTPARRKFLKKPGTESGYISDIMNKVALGHPHISFRYVVNDSEILYTNGNGDLKTVIFNVYGKDVAKKLIKVEHSKDDFKIEGYICHPEINRSNRSYGNIFINGRFIKSDIIQSAVEEAYKTKIIIGKFPVFVLNLTINPRLVDVNVHPTKLEVRFSDERRIFDLFFEAVDTALKKENLIPSYEVKTTKNPFAESSYQIENYHKDNNKVYNSPLLNIDNNEKEADYYKEEKPRHSINISEIVKDIYKENKEQEGSFVREAQPKYYSSKEENEKPAPEPYVKPFFNNFRIIGQFFNTYWIVEQNESIFLIDQHAAHERVLFEKLMKKFKSKDIISQRLLSPLGVDLSQKEREVLMNNMALFEEFGFEIEAFDDESFALLAVPFILKDPASPKFFMDIIDMLSEEGSKLDNVYDTKIDAVAMMSCKAAVKGNDRLSYMEAKNLIDELLKLENPFTCPHGRPTVIELKKYEIEKMFKRIQ, from the coding sequence ATGGATAATATAAGGATATTGGAAGACAATATAATAAACCAAATAGCTGCCGGTGAAGTGGTGGAAAGACCAAGCTCCGTAGTAAAAGAGCTTGTGGAAAATTCCATAGACGCAGGAGCCAAAAGCATTACCGTCGAAACCAAAGAAGGGGGTATTTCCCTCATACGGGTAAGCGATAACGGAGGCGGTATTCCTTCGGATGAGGTTTTGTCGGCCTTTATGCGCCATGCCACAAGCAAAATTTCAAACATGGACGATTTGGAAAGGGTAATGACCTTAGGCTTCAGAGGAGAGGCGCTTTCTTCTATTGCTTCCGTTTCACAAATTGAGATTATTACAAAAACTCCTTCTCAGATTACGGCAAAGCGCCTTGAAATAGAAGGCGGCAAAGTAACGGCCGAGCAGGATATCGGTGCTGTCGACGGAACTACCATAAAGGTAAGAAATATATTTTTCAATACGCCTGCAAGGCGCAAATTCTTGAAAAAGCCGGGAACTGAAAGCGGCTATATTTCGGATATTATGAACAAAGTAGCCTTAGGCCACCCTCATATTTCCTTCCGGTATGTTGTAAATGATTCGGAAATATTATATACCAACGGAAACGGCGACTTAAAGACTGTTATATTCAACGTATACGGTAAGGACGTGGCTAAAAAGCTTATAAAAGTAGAGCATTCAAAAGACGATTTTAAAATAGAAGGCTATATCTGCCACCCTGAAATCAACAGAAGCAACAGAAGCTACGGTAATATTTTTATTAACGGCCGTTTTATAAAATCAGATATTATTCAGTCTGCCGTGGAAGAAGCCTATAAAACGAAAATAATTATAGGAAAGTTTCCCGTTTTTGTTTTGAACCTTACCATAAACCCAAGGCTAGTAGACGTCAATGTTCATCCGACGAAGCTTGAGGTACGATTCAGCGACGAAAGACGGATATTTGATTTGTTTTTTGAGGCGGTAGATACTGCCTTAAAAAAGGAGAACCTAATACCGAGCTACGAGGTTAAAACCACGAAAAATCCTTTTGCCGAAAGCTCTTATCAAATTGAGAATTATCATAAAGATAATAATAAAGTTTATAACAGCCCCTTACTAAATATTGATAATAACGAAAAAGAAGCAGACTATTATAAAGAAGAAAAGCCCCGGCATTCCATAAACATCAGTGAAATTGTAAAGGATATTTACAAAGAAAATAAAGAGCAGGAAGGAAGCTTTGTAAGAGAAGCTCAGCCTAAGTACTATTCCTCTAAAGAGGAAAATGAAAAGCCTGCACCTGAACCCTATGTTAAGCCTTTTTTTAATAATTTCAGGATTATAGGTCAGTTTTTTAATACATACTGGATTGTGGAGCAGAACGAAAGCATCTTTCTCATAGACCAGCATGCGGCTCACGAGCGGGTCTTATTTGAGAAGCTTATGAAAAAGTTTAAATCCAAGGATATTATTTCTCAAAGGCTTCTAAGCCCTTTAGGGGTAGATTTATCTCAGAAAGAAAGGGAAGTTCTTATGAACAATATGGCGCTTTTTGAGGAATTTGGATTTGAAATAGAGGCCTTTGACGATGAAAGCTTTGCTCTTTTGGCAGTACCTTTTATTTTAAAAGACCCTGCAAGCCCTAAGTTTTTTATGGATATTATAGACATGCTTTCGGAGGAAGGCTCAAAGCTTGACAATGTATACGATACTAAAATAGATGCTGTTGCCATGATGAGCTGTAAAGCTGCCGTAAAGGGAAACGACAGGCTTTCCTATATGGAGGCGAAAAATCTTATAGATGAGCTTTTAAAGCTTGAAAATCCATTTACCTGCCCTCATGGACGGCCTACGGTAATAGAGCTTAAAAAATACGAAATAGAAAAAATGTTTAAAAGGATACAGTAA
- the mutS gene encoding DNA mismatch repair protein MutS, producing MENYTPMMKQYFEIKQKYSDCILFYRLGDFYEMFFDDAITASRELDITLTGRDCGMEERAPMCGVPFHSAEGYIAKLIEKGYKVAICEQIGDPKLSKTIVKREVIRIVTPGTLINNNFLDDDKNNYIMCIYEEKRGYGIAYADVSTGDFLTTSFNASEERKVIDEIAKLNPAEIIIGEGFSQKSVVESIFSSKVYIYNPWAFEYANALKKLCAHFDILNLNCFGIEDDELSVCACGALMEYLHQTQMNSLNHISTIKKYTLSQYMFLDISSRRNLELCETIRDKNKKGSLLWVLDKTVTSMGGRLMRKWIEEPLLNCEDINKRLNSVEEYKKDPMFREEIKELLNTIYDIERILGRIIYQAANARDLVSLKKSLEHLPSIKLMLMQLKSELNTELFNDLDCCEDIYKLISRSIVEEPPFSIREGGFIKLGFNETLDHYKEAKEKGGTWLKAYESEQRELTGIKNLKINFNKVFGYYIEITNSYKGLAPENYIRRQTLANAERYTTPELKKIEEDILKADDEITRIEYDIFVEIRNRISKETVRIQKSAEIIAKIDVLRSLGEIADLNKYVKPEVNTGGIIDIIDGRHPVVEKMTKNQFIPNDSYIDTEENRLSIITGPNMAGKSTFMRQTALIVLMAQIGSFVPAKSAVIGVVDRIFTRVGASDDLATGQSTFMVEMSEVANILNNATKNSLLILDEIGRGTSTFDGLSIAWAVLEYIADKNKIGAKTLFATHYHELTELEGKVSGVVNYRVTVEERGRDIFFLRKIERGGADRSYGIHVARIAGVPEKIIERANEIMLTLLQCDIIRKDSINEITENDVVYYRKKKPSSTNSSKKNIIIEELKNMDIDALTPREALMALYDIKSKVSEVNDEA from the coding sequence ATGGAAAACTATACTCCTATGATGAAGCAGTATTTTGAAATAAAACAAAAATACAGTGATTGCATACTTTTTTACAGGCTTGGGGACTTTTATGAAATGTTTTTTGATGATGCCATTACGGCGTCCAGAGAACTGGATATAACTCTCACAGGCCGTGACTGTGGAATGGAGGAAAGGGCGCCTATGTGCGGCGTTCCTTTCCATTCGGCGGAAGGGTACATAGCAAAGCTGATAGAAAAGGGATATAAAGTTGCCATATGTGAGCAGATCGGAGACCCTAAGCTTTCAAAGACCATAGTTAAGCGTGAGGTTATAAGAATCGTAACCCCTGGAACCCTTATAAACAATAATTTCCTTGACGACGATAAAAATAATTACATCATGTGCATCTATGAGGAAAAAAGAGGCTACGGCATTGCCTATGCCGACGTAAGCACAGGAGATTTTCTTACGACTTCTTTTAATGCTTCTGAAGAAAGAAAGGTTATAGATGAAATAGCTAAGCTGAACCCCGCAGAAATAATTATAGGTGAGGGATTTTCTCAAAAATCTGTTGTTGAAAGTATATTCAGCTCAAAGGTTTATATTTATAACCCTTGGGCTTTTGAGTATGCCAATGCCCTTAAAAAACTATGCGCCCATTTTGATATCCTGAATCTCAACTGTTTTGGCATTGAAGATGATGAGCTTTCTGTATGTGCTTGCGGAGCTCTTATGGAATATCTTCATCAAACCCAGATGAACAGCTTAAACCATATTTCCACCATAAAAAAATATACCTTAAGCCAGTACATGTTTCTTGATATTTCGTCAAGAAGAAATCTGGAGCTTTGTGAAACTATAAGGGATAAAAATAAAAAGGGCTCTCTTCTTTGGGTACTGGATAAAACAGTAACGTCCATGGGCGGAAGGCTCATGAGAAAATGGATAGAAGAGCCCCTTTTAAACTGTGAGGACATCAATAAACGCCTGAATAGCGTAGAAGAATACAAGAAGGATCCTATGTTCCGGGAGGAAATCAAGGAACTTTTAAATACCATATACGATATTGAAAGAATATTGGGAAGGATTATTTATCAAGCGGCAAATGCGAGAGATTTGGTTTCTCTTAAAAAATCCCTTGAGCACCTTCCTTCTATCAAGCTTATGCTGATGCAGCTGAAATCGGAGCTTAATACAGAGCTTTTTAATGATTTGGACTGCTGTGAGGATATTTATAAGCTTATCAGCCGCTCTATTGTAGAAGAGCCGCCTTTTTCCATAAGAGAAGGAGGCTTTATTAAGCTTGGCTTCAATGAGACCCTTGACCACTATAAAGAGGCTAAAGAAAAGGGCGGAACATGGCTTAAAGCATATGAAAGCGAGCAAAGAGAGCTAACGGGCATAAAGAATTTAAAAATAAACTTTAATAAGGTTTTCGGCTATTACATTGAAATTACCAATTCCTATAAGGGTCTCGCCCCTGAAAATTATATCAGAAGACAAACTCTTGCCAATGCTGAAAGGTATACGACGCCGGAGCTTAAAAAAATAGAAGAAGATATTTTAAAAGCTGATGATGAAATTACAAGAATCGAATACGATATATTCGTTGAAATAAGAAACCGGATTTCTAAAGAGACAGTCCGTATACAGAAATCAGCGGAAATCATAGCTAAAATTGATGTGCTTCGCTCTTTGGGAGAAATTGCGGATTTGAATAAATATGTGAAGCCGGAGGTGAATACCGGCGGAATCATAGATATCATAGACGGAAGGCATCCTGTTGTTGAAAAGATGACAAAAAATCAGTTTATTCCTAATGACAGCTATATTGATACGGAGGAAAACAGGCTTTCCATTATAACAGGGCCGAATATGGCGGGAAAATCTACCTTCATGCGCCAAACCGCATTAATTGTTCTTATGGCCCAAATCGGAAGCTTTGTTCCGGCAAAATCCGCTGTTATCGGCGTGGTAGACAGAATATTTACAAGAGTAGGCGCCTCTGACGACCTTGCCACAGGCCAAAGCACCTTTATGGTAGAGATGAGTGAGGTTGCAAATATTTTAAATAATGCCACGAAAAACAGTCTTTTAATCCTTGACGAAATTGGCAGAGGTACCAGCACCTTTGACGGATTGAGCATTGCCTGGGCCGTTCTTGAATACATAGCCGATAAAAATAAAATAGGCGCAAAAACATTATTTGCCACCCATTACCATGAGCTTACAGAGCTTGAAGGAAAGGTTTCCGGAGTCGTAAACTACAGAGTAACCGTTGAAGAAAGAGGAAGAGACATTTTCTTTCTTCGAAAAATAGAACGCGGCGGCGCCGACAGAAGCTACGGTATCCATGTGGCAAGAATCGCCGGTGTTCCTGAAAAGATAATAGAACGAGCCAATGAAATCATGCTGACCCTTTTACAATGTGATATTATACGCAAAGACAGTATCAATGAAATTACGGAAAATGATGTTGTTTATTACAGAAAGAAAAAGCCTTCTTCTACCAACTCCAGCAAGAAAAATATCATCATAGAAGAGCTTAAAAATATGGACATTGATGCCCTTACCCCAAGAGAAGCTTTAATGGCATTATACGATATTAAAAGTAAAGTATCCGAGGTAAATGACGAAGCTTAA
- a CDS encoding YlbF family regulator yields the protein MSIYFEKARELGNLILESDYAKAMEEANEVYLNDETAKEQMSKYQDYYAEIQKGIQESSLSQEEVTEASKKLSEMVEELKAIPSMAALIYAEGEFNDFVTEIMNILRLTITGKSAEEINTGCGGSCGGCSGCGPR from the coding sequence ATGTCAATATATTTTGAAAAGGCAAGAGAACTTGGAAATTTAATTCTTGAATCTGATTATGCAAAAGCAATGGAAGAAGCAAATGAAGTTTACTTAAATGATGAAACTGCCAAAGAGCAAATGAGCAAATATCAGGATTATTACGCCGAGATACAAAAAGGCATACAGGAAAGCTCTTTATCACAGGAAGAAGTTACGGAAGCTTCTAAAAAGCTTTCTGAAATGGTTGAAGAGTTAAAGGCAATCCCTTCCATGGCGGCTTTGATTTATGCCGAAGGGGAATTTAATGATTTCGTAACTGAAATTATGAATATATTAAGGCTTACCATTACAGGAAAATCCGCTGAAGAAATAAATACAGGCTGCGGAGGAAGCTGCGGTGGCTGCAGCGGCTGCGGCCCCAGATAA
- the miaB gene encoding tRNA (N6-isopentenyl adenosine(37)-C2)-methylthiotransferase MiaB: MEKVLSVNNREFESIGRKRTYHAVTYGCQMNAHDSEKIVGMLNSMGYELTESEDNADVVIYNTCCIRENAENRMYGNLGYLKNIKAGRKDMKIILCGCMMQQDSVIEKIKKSYNFVDIIFGTYNLYRLPQLLYTNMETGAQVVDVWKEQKEIIEDLPSIRKYQFKAGVNIMYGCNNFCSYCIVPYVRGRERSRSSENIVHEIETLVSDGVKEIMLLGQNVNSYGRGLEENITFAGLLRKVSKIKGLERIRFMTSHPKDLSDELIEAMAECDNICKYIHLPLQSGSNKVLKAMNRKYTKEDYLLIVEKLRKRIPGIAITTDLIVGFPTETDEDNEETIEVIKKVGYSSAYTFIYSPRSGTAAAKLPMEDEEIIKTRFNKILETLNPISYEINKKHVGKVYKVLAEEVSKNDSGVISGRLDDNSLVHFKGGEELIGNIVDVKINDCKTFYLLGEKI; encoded by the coding sequence ATGGAAAAAGTATTATCCGTTAATAATAGAGAATTTGAATCCATAGGAAGAAAAAGAACATATCATGCCGTAACCTATGGCTGCCAGATGAATGCCCATGATTCTGAAAAAATAGTGGGTATGCTTAACTCTATGGGTTATGAGCTTACAGAAAGCGAAGATAACGCCGATGTAGTGATATATAATACATGCTGCATAAGGGAAAATGCCGAAAATAGAATGTACGGCAATTTAGGCTATTTAAAAAATATAAAAGCCGGCAGAAAGGATATGAAAATTATCCTTTGCGGCTGTATGATGCAGCAGGATAGCGTAATAGAAAAAATTAAAAAGAGCTATAACTTTGTTGATATCATATTCGGAACCTATAATTTATACAGGCTGCCCCAGCTTTTATATACCAATATGGAAACAGGCGCCCAAGTTGTAGACGTTTGGAAAGAGCAGAAGGAAATCATAGAAGACCTTCCTTCCATAAGAAAATATCAATTTAAAGCCGGTGTAAATATCATGTACGGCTGTAATAATTTCTGCTCTTATTGCATTGTGCCTTATGTAAGGGGAAGGGAAAGAAGCAGAAGCTCTGAAAATATCGTGCATGAAATTGAAACCCTCGTTTCCGACGGCGTAAAGGAAATCATGCTTCTTGGGCAGAACGTGAATTCTTACGGCAGAGGCCTTGAGGAAAATATTACCTTTGCCGGCCTTTTAAGGAAAGTTTCTAAAATAAAAGGTCTTGAAAGAATAAGGTTTATGACGAGCCATCCGAAGGATTTATCTGATGAGCTTATTGAGGCCATGGCGGAATGTGATAATATATGCAAGTATATTCATCTTCCCCTTCAGTCTGGAAGCAATAAAGTATTGAAAGCCATGAATAGAAAATACACGAAGGAAGATTATCTGCTTATCGTTGAAAAGCTTCGCAAAAGGATTCCGGGTATTGCAATAACAACGGATTTAATTGTAGGCTTTCCTACGGAAACAGACGAGGACAACGAAGAAACCATTGAAGTAATAAAAAAGGTAGGATATTCTTCGGCATATACCTTTATTTACTCTCCACGAAGCGGTACGGCTGCCGCAAAGCTTCCCATGGAAGATGAGGAGATTATAAAAACTAGGTTTAATAAGATTCTTGAAACGCTTAATCCCATTAGCTATGAAATAAATAAAAAGCATGTGGGTAAAGTATATAAGGTATTGGCGGAAGAAGTAAGCAAAAACGACAGCGGTGTAATTTCCGGCCGCTTGGACGACAATAGCCTTGTTCACTTTAAAGGCGGAGAAGAATTAATAGGAAACATTGTTGATGTTAAAATAAATGATTGCAAAACATTCTACCTATTAGGAGAAAAAATATAA
- a CDS encoding HPr family phosphocarrier protein has product MIERSIIVASNLEARPAALFVQLAGKFKSSIKININNKHSNAKSIMGIISLGIMQGDVAVLSAEGEDANEALDELEKFLTSEKH; this is encoded by the coding sequence ATGATAGAAAGATCCATTATAGTCGCATCAAATTTGGAGGCAAGGCCAGCGGCCCTTTTTGTACAGCTCGCGGGAAAATTTAAATCCAGCATTAAAATCAACATAAACAATAAACACTCCAATGCTAAAAGTATAATGGGTATAATTTCTTTGGGGATTATGCAGGGCGATGTTGCTGTATTAAGTGCTGAAGGCGAAGATGCAAACGAGGCTTTAGACGAGCTTGAAAAGTTTCTTACAAGCGAAAAACACTAA